In one window of Episyrphus balteatus chromosome 3, idEpiBalt1.1, whole genome shotgun sequence DNA:
- the LOC129914272 gene encoding solute carrier family 22 member 4 isoform X1: MSDSSSNNDEDEETSKRITTVDDDEKPPKTVQIKIVMVKVEAESPLLRNQDKTESLPTSVTNISTPLLAPIAIPESLSSSPANVRNEARIPNNNNNNNNNNNTTTSRNNNINFNNNISCRRRSSASSVTRLDTSDGTNATAIYDATSSTQSLHNTPIHKQTLYPVDSFALIEGKPPKAATKMQTKVDAVGKITGEWGKWQLRTVLLIFLCKIPSSWFMACIIFTAPAPRHGEFYCKPPDTLSPRNHTKWIKVSHPALEEVEDHEFNIDFCNVYQDALEHAHQYYHYQHQDMEPRLWDEPSTKNATVIPCKAFEHKSDYPSLITQFDLVCSRDILVAVTQFFHLFGVLTGGILATHLLKYFSPRNVMLFGMITQIICGNLTGHVSSYELHVFFRCLSAVCCCQMYTAGAMIFMDITTGTYRTVVCTLFEQFWSVGVIMLPGVASFSKSWTFLYMAISWPTVILIYLWRWIPDSPRWMIQRGRVLEAKAILQECIEMNGTKYCLPHDIDQQLQLQAITSMEAAPPSGWWSLWKGPRAVRHMICVHLCWSLYIVVYYGMLLNIRSFSREHLEINTIIAGCSEITGTFIGLLLILTTSKKWQCTGAFNIVAGMIAWSAWLIPDSIKGNPRVALLMLSAMISKAAISCTLSILTTCTTELVTEDKKKICAYSTIVWARIWLLTAPFVGATVIFGQLVPQSAFASFTIIGGVLSILISSPRTISKQKTTLTTTTTTSTQDTKYPSTNLHQSSNINNNNNNNNNQAFSKKSNLPPELIPGIWTTKNHDEHPQV; this comes from the exons GCGGAGTCACCACTCCTGCGGAATCAAGACAAAACTGAATCACTACCCACCTCCGTAACAAACATATCAACACCACTTCTAGCTCCCATAGCGATACCTGAATCGTTGTCTTCATCTCCGGCGAATGTGAGAAACGAAGCACGAATACCtaataataacaacaataacaacaacaacaacaacaccacaACAAGtcgaaataataatattaacttTAATAACAATATATCCTGCAGAAGAAGAAGTTCAGCCTCATCAGTTACCCGATTAGATACCTCAGACGGTACCAACGCTACCGCCATTTACGACGCTACATCATCTACACAATCCCTACATAATACACCCATACACAAACAAACCCTCTATCCAGTCGATTCCTTTGCCCTAATCGAAGGAAAACCACCTAAAGCTGCCactaaaatgcaaacaaaagtCGATGCTGTTGGAAAAATAACAGGCGAATGGGGCAAATGGCAACTCCGAACAGTCTTATTGATCTTCCTATGTAAAATACCCTCCTCATGGTTCATGGCATGCATCATATTCACTGCACCTGCCCCACGTCATGGTGAATTCTATTGTAAACCACCGGATACTTTAAGTCCGCGAAATCATACAAAATGGATTAAAGTCTCACATCCGGCACTGGAAGAAGTGGAAGATCATGAGTTTAATATAGACTTTTGTAATGTTTATCAGGATGCGTTGGAACATGCTCATCAATATTATCATTATCAACATCAAGACATGGAACCACGTTTGTGGGATGAACCATCAACAAAGAACGCTACAGTTATTCCTTGCAAAGCCTTCGAGCATAAATCGGATTATCCATCGCTGATAACTCAGTTCGATTTGGTATGCTCACGTGATATTTTGGTTGCTGTCACACAATTCTTCCATTTGTTTGGTGTTCTAACAGGTGGCATATTGGCCACTCATTTACTTAagta CTTTAGTCCTCGCAATGTTATGCTCTTTGGAATGATTACTCAAATAATATGCGGTAATTTAACGGGTCACGTTTCATCTTATGAATTACATGTGTTCTTTCGCTGCCTTTCAGCTGTTTGCTGTTGTCAAATGTATACCGCTGGAGCTATGATTT TCATGGATATTACAACAGGGACATATCGAACTGTAGTTTGTACACTGTTTGAACAATTTTGGTCTGTTGGTGTCATAATGCTACCAGGAGTTGCTAGCTTTTCAAAGAGCTGGACATTTCTCTATATGGCAATATCATGGCCGACTGtcatacttatttatttatggag gtgGATTCCAGACTCACCGCGTTGGATGATACAAAGAGGTCGAGTTCTCGAAGCTAAGGCAATTTTACAAGAATGCATCGAAATGAATGGCACAAAATACTGTCTTCCACATGATATTGACCAACAACTACAATTGCAAGCAATCACAAGTATGGAAGCAGCTCCTCCATCTGGATGGTGGTCCCTATGGAAGGGTCCTCGAGCTGTCCGACACATGATTTGCGTACATTTGTGTTGGTCCTTATACATTGTAGTCTACTACGGAATGTTGCTCAATATACGTTCATTTAGTCGAGAacatttggaaataaatacgaTAATAGCTGGTTGCTCCGAAATAACTGGAACTTTTATTGGATTATTGTTAATTCTGACAACAAGTAAAAAGTGGCAATGTACAGGTGCATTTAATATTGTTGCCGGTATGATTGCTTGGTCAGCTTGGTTGATTCCTGATAGTA TTAAAGGAAATCCACGTGTAGCCCTTCTAATGCTATCTGCAATGATATCAAAAGCTGCAATCTCTTGCACACTATCAATTCTCACAACATGCACAACAGAATTAGTTACTGaagataaaaagaaaatctGTGCATATTCGACAATAGTTTGGGCACGAATATGGCTCCTAACAGCTCCATTTGTTGGGGCAACTGTGATTTTTGGGCAGCTTGTGCCACAATCGGCATTTGCCTCATTTACAATTATTGGTGGAGTTTTATCCATCCTTATATCTAGTCCACGTACAATAAGCAAACAAAAGACAACActaacgacgacgacgacgacgtcaACACAAGACACAAAATATCCATCTACAAATCTCCATCAGTCGTCGAAtattaataataacaacaacaataacaataatCAAGCGTTTAGCAAAAAATCGAATCTACCTCCGGAATTAATACCCGGCATTTGGACGACAAAAAACCACGATGAACATCCACAagtgtga
- the LOC129914272 gene encoding solute carrier family 22 member 4 isoform X2 has product MASSYLIGEDYSSNGEDEDDLTAESPLLRNQDKTESLPTSVTNISTPLLAPIAIPESLSSSPANVRNEARIPNNNNNNNNNNNTTTSRNNNINFNNNISCRRRSSASSVTRLDTSDGTNATAIYDATSSTQSLHNTPIHKQTLYPVDSFALIEGKPPKAATKMQTKVDAVGKITGEWGKWQLRTVLLIFLCKIPSSWFMACIIFTAPAPRHGEFYCKPPDTLSPRNHTKWIKVSHPALEEVEDHEFNIDFCNVYQDALEHAHQYYHYQHQDMEPRLWDEPSTKNATVIPCKAFEHKSDYPSLITQFDLVCSRDILVAVTQFFHLFGVLTGGILATHLLKYFSPRNVMLFGMITQIICGNLTGHVSSYELHVFFRCLSAVCCCQMYTAGAMIFMDITTGTYRTVVCTLFEQFWSVGVIMLPGVASFSKSWTFLYMAISWPTVILIYLWRWIPDSPRWMIQRGRVLEAKAILQECIEMNGTKYCLPHDIDQQLQLQAITSMEAAPPSGWWSLWKGPRAVRHMICVHLCWSLYIVVYYGMLLNIRSFSREHLEINTIIAGCSEITGTFIGLLLILTTSKKWQCTGAFNIVAGMIAWSAWLIPDSIKGNPRVALLMLSAMISKAAISCTLSILTTCTTELVTEDKKKICAYSTIVWARIWLLTAPFVGATVIFGQLVPQSAFASFTIIGGVLSILISSPRTISKQKTTLTTTTTTSTQDTKYPSTNLHQSSNINNNNNNNNNQAFSKKSNLPPELIPGIWTTKNHDEHPQV; this is encoded by the exons GCGGAGTCACCACTCCTGCGGAATCAAGACAAAACTGAATCACTACCCACCTCCGTAACAAACATATCAACACCACTTCTAGCTCCCATAGCGATACCTGAATCGTTGTCTTCATCTCCGGCGAATGTGAGAAACGAAGCACGAATACCtaataataacaacaataacaacaacaacaacaacaccacaACAAGtcgaaataataatattaacttTAATAACAATATATCCTGCAGAAGAAGAAGTTCAGCCTCATCAGTTACCCGATTAGATACCTCAGACGGTACCAACGCTACCGCCATTTACGACGCTACATCATCTACACAATCCCTACATAATACACCCATACACAAACAAACCCTCTATCCAGTCGATTCCTTTGCCCTAATCGAAGGAAAACCACCTAAAGCTGCCactaaaatgcaaacaaaagtCGATGCTGTTGGAAAAATAACAGGCGAATGGGGCAAATGGCAACTCCGAACAGTCTTATTGATCTTCCTATGTAAAATACCCTCCTCATGGTTCATGGCATGCATCATATTCACTGCACCTGCCCCACGTCATGGTGAATTCTATTGTAAACCACCGGATACTTTAAGTCCGCGAAATCATACAAAATGGATTAAAGTCTCACATCCGGCACTGGAAGAAGTGGAAGATCATGAGTTTAATATAGACTTTTGTAATGTTTATCAGGATGCGTTGGAACATGCTCATCAATATTATCATTATCAACATCAAGACATGGAACCACGTTTGTGGGATGAACCATCAACAAAGAACGCTACAGTTATTCCTTGCAAAGCCTTCGAGCATAAATCGGATTATCCATCGCTGATAACTCAGTTCGATTTGGTATGCTCACGTGATATTTTGGTTGCTGTCACACAATTCTTCCATTTGTTTGGTGTTCTAACAGGTGGCATATTGGCCACTCATTTACTTAagta CTTTAGTCCTCGCAATGTTATGCTCTTTGGAATGATTACTCAAATAATATGCGGTAATTTAACGGGTCACGTTTCATCTTATGAATTACATGTGTTCTTTCGCTGCCTTTCAGCTGTTTGCTGTTGTCAAATGTATACCGCTGGAGCTATGATTT TCATGGATATTACAACAGGGACATATCGAACTGTAGTTTGTACACTGTTTGAACAATTTTGGTCTGTTGGTGTCATAATGCTACCAGGAGTTGCTAGCTTTTCAAAGAGCTGGACATTTCTCTATATGGCAATATCATGGCCGACTGtcatacttatttatttatggag gtgGATTCCAGACTCACCGCGTTGGATGATACAAAGAGGTCGAGTTCTCGAAGCTAAGGCAATTTTACAAGAATGCATCGAAATGAATGGCACAAAATACTGTCTTCCACATGATATTGACCAACAACTACAATTGCAAGCAATCACAAGTATGGAAGCAGCTCCTCCATCTGGATGGTGGTCCCTATGGAAGGGTCCTCGAGCTGTCCGACACATGATTTGCGTACATTTGTGTTGGTCCTTATACATTGTAGTCTACTACGGAATGTTGCTCAATATACGTTCATTTAGTCGAGAacatttggaaataaatacgaTAATAGCTGGTTGCTCCGAAATAACTGGAACTTTTATTGGATTATTGTTAATTCTGACAACAAGTAAAAAGTGGCAATGTACAGGTGCATTTAATATTGTTGCCGGTATGATTGCTTGGTCAGCTTGGTTGATTCCTGATAGTA TTAAAGGAAATCCACGTGTAGCCCTTCTAATGCTATCTGCAATGATATCAAAAGCTGCAATCTCTTGCACACTATCAATTCTCACAACATGCACAACAGAATTAGTTACTGaagataaaaagaaaatctGTGCATATTCGACAATAGTTTGGGCACGAATATGGCTCCTAACAGCTCCATTTGTTGGGGCAACTGTGATTTTTGGGCAGCTTGTGCCACAATCGGCATTTGCCTCATTTACAATTATTGGTGGAGTTTTATCCATCCTTATATCTAGTCCACGTACAATAAGCAAACAAAAGACAACActaacgacgacgacgacgacgtcaACACAAGACACAAAATATCCATCTACAAATCTCCATCAGTCGTCGAAtattaataataacaacaacaataacaataatCAAGCGTTTAGCAAAAAATCGAATCTACCTCCGGAATTAATACCCGGCATTTGGACGACAAAAAACCACGATGAACATCCACAagtgtga